One part of the Flavobacterium johnsoniae UW101 genome encodes these proteins:
- a CDS encoding DUF2911 domain-containing protein produces MKKILIALAVILAPFAAEAQVKTPQASPKAYIKQTVGLTDVEVTYSRPGARGRAVFGNLVPFGKLWRTGANENTIINFSDDVVIDGKTLKKGKYAIYTIPKIESWEVIFYLSTDNWGLPENWNDQYVVLRTTVKEDALPTPVETFTIGINGLDPNYAYLEMAWENSHVALKFEVPTAKTAVASIEKTLAGPTWNDYYASAQYLFSSNGNIETARTYVDKALDMSTEKPYYVTRLKSLIQAKQGDKKGAVETAKASLAAAEAANNQDYVKMNKDSISEWSR; encoded by the coding sequence ATGAAAAAAATACTTATTGCATTAGCTGTTATTTTGGCTCCCTTTGCTGCAGAAGCTCAGGTTAAAACACCGCAGGCGAGTCCAAAAGCATACATCAAACAAACAGTTGGTTTAACCGACGTTGAAGTTACCTATTCAAGACCAGGTGCCAGAGGAAGAGCCGTTTTTGGTAATTTAGTTCCGTTTGGTAAACTTTGGAGAACTGGAGCAAACGAAAATACGATCATTAATTTTAGTGATGATGTTGTAATTGATGGTAAGACTTTAAAGAAAGGTAAATATGCAATTTATACTATTCCTAAAATCGAAAGCTGGGAAGTTATCTTTTATCTTTCTACAGACAACTGGGGACTTCCTGAAAACTGGAACGATCAGTATGTTGTTTTAAGAACTACTGTAAAAGAAGATGCATTACCAACACCAGTTGAGACTTTCACAATTGGAATTAATGGCTTAGATCCAAACTATGCTTATTTAGAAATGGCTTGGGAAAACTCTCATGTAGCTTTAAAATTTGAAGTGCCGACAGCTAAAACTGCTGTAGCAAGTATCGAGAAAACATTAGCAGGACCAACTTGGAATGATTATTACGCATCTGCTCAGTATTTATTTTCTTCAAACGGAAATATCGAAACAGCAAGAACTTATGTTGATAAAGCTTTAGATATGAGCACTGAAAAGCCATATTATGTTACAAGATTAAAATCGTTAATCCAGGCAAAACAAGGCGATAAAAAAGGAGCAGTTGAAACTGCAAAAGCTTCTTTAGCCGCAGCAGAAGCCGCAAACAATCAGGATTACGTAAAAATGAATAAAGACAGTATCTCTGAGTGGAGCAGATAA
- a CDS encoding GNAT family N-acetyltransferase: protein MSVILRPATVNDLGKILEIVNHSILHTTANYSYDIQTIEVQTKWFEDKKAKNLPIVVADLDGEVLGFGSYGQFREKIGYQYTVEHSVYVVDNVIGKGVGSKLLSELIRLAKEQGYHVMIGAIDADNAGSIAFHEKFGFVETGTIREVGYKFDHWLDLVFMQLILK, encoded by the coding sequence ATGAGCGTTATACTTAGACCTGCGACTGTAAATGATTTAGGGAAAATCCTTGAAATTGTTAATCATTCTATTCTGCATACAACAGCAAATTACAGTTATGATATTCAAACTATTGAGGTGCAAACAAAATGGTTTGAAGATAAAAAAGCCAAAAACCTTCCTATCGTAGTAGCCGATTTAGACGGCGAAGTTCTTGGTTTTGGAAGTTACGGCCAATTTAGAGAAAAAATTGGTTATCAATATACTGTAGAACATTCTGTTTATGTAGTTGATAATGTGATTGGAAAAGGCGTAGGATCAAAATTATTATCCGAATTAATCCGCCTGGCAAAAGAGCAGGGTTATCACGTTATGATAGGTGCTATCGACGCTGATAATGCAGGAAGCATTGCTTTTCATGAAAAGTTTGGTTTTGTGGAAACCGGAACTATTCGTGAAGTTGGTTATAAATTCGATCATTGGCTTGATCTTGTTTTTATGCAGCTAATCTTGAAATAA
- a CDS encoding thioredoxin family protein — translation MRFLYLLFLFVSLQAVQAQNQFSVEGISYKTALENAKTEGKPVFVMLYADWCPHCNQMKKEVFSDQKVMDFLNKNYVCVWKNIEKEEGIALKNKFKTTSLPSFLFLDSNETLLYALKGEMKTPEFLAEAGYALNPKFQLPNLEKDFLADTGNATKFFNYLNTLKKGKDRTELSIPTHIYLQTKSDEQLISETNWRVIANGVTDINSREFQYVLKHQKEFVAVASQNRVDRKIESIVNELLRPLVDNLDTINYYKQREVAKSIKLQKTDSIVFKYDLTLAERTEKWNFYKKVTLEDTEKLAWNDASFLKEIGQTYLKHIDDKESLKKSISWVQHSLELNDSYDGTLLVSKLYNKIKDKKSALKYAKDAKAIGKEMGWNTKDVDALLAELNSK, via the coding sequence ATGCGTTTTTTATATTTACTTTTTCTTTTTGTTTCACTACAAGCCGTACAAGCACAAAATCAATTTTCTGTTGAAGGAATATCATACAAAACAGCATTAGAAAATGCCAAAACGGAAGGCAAACCTGTTTTTGTTATGTTGTATGCTGATTGGTGTCCGCATTGTAATCAAATGAAAAAAGAAGTTTTCAGCGATCAAAAAGTGATGGATTTTTTGAATAAGAATTATGTGTGTGTCTGGAAAAATATCGAAAAAGAAGAAGGAATAGCTCTTAAAAACAAGTTCAAAACGACTTCTCTCCCATCGTTTTTATTCTTAGACTCAAATGAAACGCTTTTGTATGCTTTAAAAGGAGAAATGAAAACCCCGGAGTTTTTAGCCGAAGCAGGTTATGCATTAAATCCAAAATTTCAACTGCCTAATTTAGAAAAAGATTTTTTGGCTGACACTGGCAATGCCACAAAGTTTTTTAATTATTTGAATACTTTAAAGAAAGGAAAAGACAGAACTGAATTATCAATTCCGACACATATTTATCTGCAGACAAAGTCTGATGAACAATTAATAAGCGAAACTAACTGGCGTGTAATTGCTAATGGTGTTACTGATATTAATTCGAGAGAATTTCAATATGTTTTAAAACATCAAAAAGAATTTGTTGCTGTGGCTTCGCAAAATCGAGTTGACAGAAAAATAGAAAGTATTGTAAATGAATTGCTTCGTCCGTTAGTTGATAATTTAGACACTATAAATTATTACAAACAGAGAGAAGTTGCCAAATCTATCAAATTACAAAAAACAGATTCTATTGTTTTTAAATATGATTTGACGCTGGCTGAACGAACTGAAAAATGGAATTTCTACAAAAAAGTTACACTTGAAGATACTGAAAAACTGGCTTGGAACGATGCCAGTTTCTTAAAAGAAATAGGTCAGACTTACCTGAAACATATTGATGATAAAGAAAGTTTAAAAAAGTCAATTTCATGGGTACAGCATTCTTTAGAGCTAAATGATTCTTATGATGGAACTTTATTAGTTTCTAAACTTTATAATAAAATTAAAGATAAAAAATCGGCATTAAAATATGCCAAAGATGCTAAGGCAATTGGTAAAGAAATGGGCTGGAATACAAAAGATGTCGATGCTTTACTCGCCGAATTAAATTCAAAATAA
- the menD gene encoding 2-succinyl-5-enolpyruvyl-6-hydroxy-3-cyclohexene-1-carboxylic-acid synthase, with product MIYPKIALAQSIIEICSAKGIYNIIISPGSRNAPLTIGFAQNPNFKCYSIADERCAAFFALGIAQQTQKPAAVVCTSGSALLNYYPAVAEAFYSQIPLIVISADRPQSKIDIGDGQTIRQENVFLNHSVFNANLTEDASVENDLKINKAIETAILQKGPVHINAPFEEPLYQTVSELSVEPKITNLEEFLETKIIENEDEIVSIWNSSKRKLILIGGINEANSIDDAVLENFAKDPSIVVLTETTSNLHHPSFINSIDSLITPFDDSDFKELEPEVLITFGGMIVSKRIKAFLRKYKPVHHWHIDTLRAYDTFNALSKHFVMEPNDFFKNLLPKTEFVTSKYFSKIDKIYDLRKIKKKQYLSKIGFSDFKVFEKVIESLPKNSQLQISNSSAIRYAQLIEIDPSIEVFCNRGTSGIDGSTSTAVGAAVGSGKPNVFITGDISFLYDSNALWNSYIPKNFKIILINNGGGGIFRILPGHQEKPVFNTYFETSHHLTAEHLAKMYQCSYFKADDLSSLNENLELLYNSNEAPGILEVFTPTFENDVILKQYFKELT from the coding sequence ATGATTTACCCCAAAATAGCGCTTGCACAAAGCATTATCGAAATTTGTTCAGCAAAAGGAATTTACAATATAATAATTTCTCCAGGTTCGCGAAACGCACCTTTGACTATTGGTTTCGCACAAAATCCAAATTTTAAATGTTACAGTATTGCCGATGAACGATGCGCTGCATTTTTTGCTTTAGGAATTGCACAGCAAACCCAAAAGCCAGCTGCAGTAGTTTGTACATCCGGATCTGCATTGCTAAACTATTATCCGGCTGTGGCCGAAGCTTTTTACAGTCAGATACCTTTAATTGTAATTTCAGCAGACCGCCCGCAGAGTAAAATTGATATTGGAGACGGACAAACCATTCGTCAGGAAAATGTCTTTTTAAATCATTCTGTTTTTAATGCCAATTTAACCGAAGATGCTTCTGTAGAAAATGATTTAAAAATTAATAAAGCTATAGAAACCGCTATTCTTCAAAAAGGTCCGGTTCATATTAATGCACCTTTTGAAGAACCTTTATACCAAACAGTTTCAGAACTTTCGGTTGAGCCTAAAATTACCAATCTGGAAGAATTCCTCGAAACAAAAATCATCGAAAACGAAGATGAAATTGTTTCAATCTGGAACTCATCCAAAAGAAAATTAATCCTTATTGGAGGAATAAACGAAGCCAATTCGATCGATGATGCCGTTTTAGAAAACTTTGCCAAAGATCCGTCTATTGTGGTACTTACAGAAACAACATCAAATCTGCATCACCCAAGTTTTATTAACAGCATCGACAGCTTAATTACACCTTTTGATGATTCAGATTTTAAAGAATTGGAGCCGGAAGTCTTAATTACTTTTGGAGGTATGATAGTATCAAAACGAATTAAAGCTTTTCTGCGAAAATATAAACCTGTACATCACTGGCATATAGATACATTACGTGCTTATGATACATTCAATGCTTTAAGTAAACATTTTGTAATGGAACCCAATGATTTTTTCAAAAATCTGCTTCCAAAAACAGAATTTGTTACCAGTAAATATTTTTCAAAAATTGATAAAATTTACGATTTAAGAAAAATCAAAAAGAAGCAATATTTGTCTAAAATTGGTTTCTCTGATTTTAAAGTATTTGAAAAAGTAATTGAATCACTTCCAAAAAACAGTCAGCTGCAAATCAGTAACAGTTCAGCCATTCGATATGCACAATTAATTGAAATTGATCCTTCAATAGAGGTTTTCTGTAACAGAGGAACAAGCGGTATAGACGGAAGTACTTCGACTGCTGTTGGTGCAGCTGTTGGAAGTGGTAAACCAAATGTATTTATTACCGGAGATATCAGCTTTTTGTACGACAGCAATGCTTTATGGAACTCTTATATACCTAAGAATTTCAAAATTATATTGATTAATAATGGAGGAGGGGGAATCTTTAGAATTTTGCCTGGGCATCAGGAAAAACCTGTTTTTAATACTTATTTTGAAACTTCGCATCATTTAACAGCAGAGCATTTGGCTAAAATGTACCAATGCAGTTATTTTAAAGCAGATGATTTATCTTCTTTAAATGAAAATTTAGAATTACTATACAATTCTAATGAAGCACCCGGAATTTTAGAAGTCTTTACCCCAACTTTTGAAAATGATGTTATTCTAAAACAATACTTTAAAGAGCTTACATAA
- a CDS encoding DUF2853 family protein has product MSKREELIKKYAADLKDKCGVTPNMDLLTKVTIGCGPSIYNADASTVAGTQDSELHTVKNNFLIKKLGLADTPALDEAIHLALQKYGTANKHKYRVVIYYLLTIHFKKESVYK; this is encoded by the coding sequence ATGAGCAAAAGAGAAGAGTTAATTAAAAAGTATGCGGCAGACCTAAAAGATAAATGCGGAGTTACTCCTAATATGGATTTGCTGACAAAAGTAACAATTGGATGCGGGCCGTCTATTTATAATGCTGATGCATCAACAGTAGCAGGAACTCAAGATTCTGAGTTGCATACCGTTAAAAATAATTTTCTTATTAAGAAATTAGGTCTGGCAGACACTCCGGCTTTAGATGAAGCTATTCATTTGGCTTTACAAAAATATGGTACAGCAAATAAACATAAATACAGAGTAGTTATTTACTATTTATTGACAATACATTTTAAAAAAGAAAGTGTTTACAAATAA
- a CDS encoding CvfB family protein, with translation MLEIGKYNTLTILRDTKVGLFLGKPEIDPEGNYDVLLPNKYVPNEFEIGEELVVFVYLDHEQRPVATTLEPYIFLNEFALLRVNYINQVGAFMDWGMEKDILVPFKEQARPMEKGKRYLVYLYLDEKTNRLVASSKTNQFLNNDHLTVEKGEEVDLIVSHITELGINVIINEKHKGLLYKDEVYDDSIRTGDRMRGYIKNIRPDNKIDVALQVQGYQSIEPNAEKILDELRANRGFLRLNDDSHPEDIKTVLKMSKKTFKKAIGALYKEKLIEIKEDGIYLVKE, from the coding sequence ATGCTTGAAATAGGAAAATACAACACACTTACTATATTACGTGATACCAAAGTTGGTTTGTTTTTAGGAAAACCTGAAATAGATCCAGAAGGAAATTACGATGTTTTACTTCCAAATAAATACGTTCCAAATGAATTTGAAATAGGCGAAGAACTTGTCGTTTTTGTTTATCTGGATCATGAGCAGCGTCCGGTTGCCACAACACTTGAACCTTACATTTTTCTGAATGAATTTGCGCTTTTGAGAGTAAATTATATCAATCAGGTTGGTGCTTTTATGGATTGGGGAATGGAAAAAGATATTCTGGTTCCGTTTAAAGAGCAGGCACGTCCTATGGAAAAAGGAAAACGTTACCTGGTATATTTATATTTAGACGAAAAAACAAACCGTTTAGTTGCTTCAAGTAAAACCAATCAGTTTTTAAATAACGACCATTTAACAGTAGAAAAAGGCGAAGAAGTTGACTTAATTGTATCGCATATTACTGAGCTTGGGATAAATGTAATCATTAACGAAAAACACAAAGGACTTTTATACAAAGATGAAGTTTATGATGATTCGATAAGAACCGGTGACAGAATGCGCGGTTATATTAAAAACATTCGTCCTGACAATAAAATAGACGTTGCACTTCAAGTTCAGGGATATCAAAGTATTGAACCAAATGCAGAAAAAATATTAGATGAATTAAGAGCAAACAGAGGATTCTTACGCCTAAATGATGATTCTCATCCAGAAGACATTAAAACGGTATTAAAAATGAGTAAAAAGACTTTTAAAAAGGCTATAGGAGCTTTATATAAAGAAAAACTCATTGAAATTAAGGAAGATGGAATTTATCTTGTAAAAGAATAA
- a CDS encoding 1,4-dihydroxy-2-naphthoyl-CoA synthase yields MDWITAREFEDITYKKCNGVARIAFNRPNVRNAFRPKTTSELYQAFYDAQEDTSIGVVLLSAEGPSTKDGVYSFCSGGDQNARGHQGYVGDDGQHRLNILEVQRLIRFMPKVVIAVVPGWAVGGGHSLHVVCDMTLASKEHAIFKQTDADVTSFDGGYGSAYLAKMVGQKKAREIFFLGRNYSAQEAFEMGMVNAVIPHDELEATAYEWAQEILQKSPTSIKMLKFAMNLTDDGMVGQQVFAGEATRLAYMTEEAKEGRNAFLEKRKPNFGENKWLP; encoded by the coding sequence ATGGATTGGATTACTGCCAGAGAATTTGAAGATATAACCTATAAAAAATGTAACGGAGTTGCCAGAATTGCTTTTAACAGACCAAATGTTAGAAATGCTTTCAGACCCAAAACAACTTCAGAATTATACCAGGCTTTTTACGATGCTCAAGAAGATACTTCAATTGGAGTAGTTTTATTGTCTGCAGAAGGTCCATCGACAAAAGATGGTGTTTACTCATTTTGCAGCGGAGGTGACCAAAACGCACGTGGTCATCAGGGATATGTTGGCGATGACGGACAGCATCGTTTAAATATTTTAGAAGTACAGCGATTAATACGCTTTATGCCAAAAGTGGTTATTGCTGTTGTTCCGGGCTGGGCAGTTGGCGGCGGACATAGTTTACATGTAGTTTGCGATATGACTTTGGCAAGTAAAGAACACGCTATTTTTAAACAGACAGATGCTGATGTTACAAGTTTTGATGGCGGCTACGGATCGGCTTATCTTGCTAAAATGGTGGGACAGAAAAAAGCACGTGAAATCTTCTTTTTAGGACGTAATTATTCTGCTCAGGAAGCTTTTGAAATGGGAATGGTTAATGCTGTAATTCCGCATGATGAATTAGAAGCAACTGCTTATGAATGGGCACAGGAAATTCTACAAAAGTCACCAACTTCTATAAAAATGCTGAAATTCGCCATGAATTTAACTGACGACGGAATGGTAGGACAGCAGGTTTTTGCCGGCGAAGCGACTCGTTTGGCTTATATGACTGAAGAAGCAAAAGAAGGAAGAAATGCCTTTTTAGAAAAAAGAAAACCAAACTTTGGAGAAAATAAATGGTTACCATAA
- the menA gene encoding 1,4-dihydroxy-2-naphthoate octaprenyltransferase: MKHWIEAARLRTLPLSVSGIIVGSIYALSNPTETINTPTEVFSWKIFGFALLTTLGLQVLSNFANDYGDGVKGTDNADRVGPQRAIQSGIITPQAMKKAIILTSVLTLLSAVILIYFAFGKDNFGYSIFFLLLGIAAIISAIRYTVGNSAYGYKGFGDLFVFIFFGLVSTLGVNFLYAKEVDPLLILPAVSIGLLSVGVLNLNNMRDEESDRKSGKNTIVVQMGGAKAKKYHYFLIVTAMLLMVIFAILSDYRFDQYLFLVAYIPLTKHLITVYKNQNPKLLDPELKKLALSTFLLSILLTVCMISLIADIFVNLFLGGR; this comes from the coding sequence ATGAAACACTGGATTGAAGCCGCAAGACTGCGCACATTGCCATTATCAGTTTCCGGAATTATAGTTGGAAGTATTTATGCACTTTCAAATCCAACAGAAACAATCAATACACCAACTGAAGTTTTCAGCTGGAAAATTTTTGGTTTCGCACTTTTAACAACACTTGGTTTACAGGTTTTATCCAATTTTGCCAACGACTACGGCGATGGTGTAAAAGGCACAGATAATGCTGACCGAGTAGGGCCGCAGCGCGCTATTCAAAGTGGTATTATTACACCGCAGGCTATGAAAAAAGCCATAATACTAACTTCTGTATTGACTTTATTATCAGCAGTTATTTTGATTTATTTTGCCTTTGGAAAAGACAATTTCGGCTATTCGATATTTTTTCTTTTACTGGGAATTGCTGCTATTATCTCAGCTATTCGTTACACTGTTGGAAACTCAGCTTACGGATATAAAGGATTTGGAGACTTATTTGTTTTTATTTTCTTTGGTCTGGTTAGTACTTTAGGGGTTAATTTTTTATACGCCAAAGAAGTTGATCCTTTGTTAATTCTTCCGGCAGTTTCAATAGGTTTATTAAGCGTAGGTGTTTTAAACCTAAACAATATGCGCGACGAAGAATCTGACCGAAAATCAGGTAAAAACACAATTGTAGTGCAAATGGGCGGTGCAAAAGCAAAAAAATACCATTATTTTTTAATTGTTACAGCAATGCTTTTAATGGTAATTTTTGCCATTTTGAGCGATTATCGTTTCGATCAGTATTTGTTTTTAGTTGCTTATATTCCTTTAACTAAACATTTAATTACAGTTTATAAAAACCAAAATCCAAAGCTTTTAGATCCTGAATTAAAAAAACTGGCGCTAAGTACATTTTTGCTTTCTATACTATTAACTGTCTGCATGATTTCATTAATAGCAGATATTTTTGTTAATCTTTTCTTAGGCGGAAGATAA
- a CDS encoding metal-dependent hydrolase, with protein MKITFYGHASLAIEVGGKHIIVDPFITGNPQAAAIDINTLKADYILLTHAHGDHVLDVETIAKNTNAVIVSNAEITSYYAKKGFNSHPMNHGGSWKFDFGKVKYVNAIHSSSFPDGTYGGNPGGFVIEGEHKNIYIAGDTALTYDMKLIPLRTKLDLAILPIGNNFTMDVEDAIIASDFIECDKILGYHFDTFGYIEINHEESIKKFFDKGKDLMLLAIGESIEL; from the coding sequence ATGAAAATAACATTCTACGGACACGCCTCTTTAGCGATTGAAGTTGGAGGAAAACACATTATTGTCGATCCTTTTATTACAGGAAATCCACAAGCGGCAGCTATCGATATAAATACATTAAAAGCTGATTATATTTTATTGACTCACGCACATGGCGATCATGTTTTAGATGTTGAAACAATTGCAAAAAATACAAATGCAGTTATTGTTTCAAATGCTGAAATTACAAGCTATTATGCTAAAAAAGGCTTTAATTCACATCCAATGAATCATGGCGGAAGCTGGAAATTCGATTTTGGAAAAGTAAAATACGTTAATGCAATTCACTCAAGTTCTTTCCCTGACGGAACATACGGAGGAAATCCTGGAGGATTTGTTATCGAAGGCGAACATAAAAACATTTACATCGCAGGCGATACAGCGCTTACGTATGACATGAAATTGATTCCGCTTAGAACAAAATTAGATTTAGCTATTCTTCCAATTGGAAATAATTTTACAATGGATGTAGAAGATGCTATTATCGCATCAGACTTTATAGAGTGCGATAAAATCTTAGGATATCACTTTGATACTTTTGGCTATATCGAAATCAATCACGAAGAATCAATTAAAAAATTCTTTGACAAAGGAAAAGATTTGATGCTTTTAGCAATTGGTGAATCTATAGAATTATAA
- a CDS encoding tetratricopeptide repeat protein, with product MNFKRIFLILLIASAYNSFAQKDGYWDKERATTKEILVSAGDRIVVKTEDLPVGTTEIVYRITLLDKNQQMANSLVSLLKSIPDPYGIGQGSAGAVFLMSNISGDDQCTYSLFTSSENTKKYITDGKVDNACFSQKEPVSKDAKRISLDKNSCLKENTKAIWFGFESKNWFLSQKVVLEVVPWVDVKLNRGWNQDNKNEIISLCKTSTMAQKMANSDDFCVCILEKIMKQYRYSEFQKLLAVEKTKVYKDFGNVCYKDADISKNVYNDLRNQVSGLIKQQKYNEAIPKLGTIINDGKATALDYNSIGYCYILTKQYAKALKFLQEGEKLDETELLIKLNLAHVYLVSHNYSDAKAIYKKYQNQNVTDSMSWKDKTKSDFTIFEKAGLPSKDFEKVLKLYN from the coding sequence ATGAATTTCAAAAGAATATTTTTAATCCTATTAATCGCTTCGGCGTACAATTCTTTTGCTCAAAAAGATGGTTATTGGGATAAAGAGCGTGCCACAACAAAAGAAATTTTAGTTTCTGCCGGAGATCGTATTGTTGTAAAAACAGAAGATCTGCCAGTAGGAACAACTGAAATTGTTTACAGAATTACACTTCTGGATAAAAACCAGCAAATGGCCAATAGTCTGGTTTCTCTTCTAAAATCAATTCCCGATCCATACGGAATTGGACAAGGCTCTGCAGGAGCTGTTTTTTTAATGTCTAATATTTCCGGAGACGATCAATGCACTTATTCGCTTTTTACTTCCAGCGAAAACACTAAAAAATATATAACTGACGGTAAAGTTGATAATGCCTGTTTTTCGCAAAAAGAACCAGTAAGCAAAGACGCAAAACGTATTTCATTAGATAAAAATTCTTGTTTAAAAGAAAATACAAAAGCAATTTGGTTTGGTTTTGAAAGCAAAAACTGGTTTTTAAGCCAAAAAGTAGTTTTAGAAGTTGTGCCGTGGGTTGATGTAAAATTAAACAGAGGCTGGAATCAGGATAACAAAAATGAAATTATCAGTCTTTGCAAAACCTCTACAATGGCACAGAAAATGGCCAATTCTGATGATTTTTGTGTTTGTATTTTAGAGAAAATCATGAAACAATATCGTTATTCTGAATTTCAAAAACTACTTGCCGTTGAAAAAACAAAAGTCTATAAGGACTTTGGAAATGTATGTTATAAAGATGCCGACATTTCTAAAAACGTGTATAACGATTTAAGAAATCAGGTTTCAGGTTTAATAAAACAGCAAAAATACAATGAAGCAATTCCAAAATTGGGTACTATTATCAACGATGGAAAAGCTACAGCATTAGATTACAATTCAATTGGTTACTGCTATATTCTAACCAAACAATATGCAAAAGCATTAAAATTTCTGCAAGAAGGTGAAAAGTTAGACGAAACAGAATTACTTATAAAATTGAATTTGGCACACGTTTATTTGGTGAGTCATAATTACAGCGATGCCAAAGCAATCTATAAAAAATATCAAAATCAAAACGTTACTGACAGCATGAGCTGGAAAGACAAAACAAAATCTGATTTTACTATTTTTGAAAAAGCGGGTTTACCTTCAAAAGACTTCGAAAAAGTTTTAAAACTATACAACTAA
- a CDS encoding o-succinylbenzoate synthase has protein sequence MKATYYKYMLEFKRPSGTSRGIMTEKETWFIILEENGKKGIGECGILRSLSADDRDDYEEKLKWTCENIHLGEKALWESLMEFPSIQFGVEMAFLSLKSENPFLLFPSDFTNNSKSIVINGLVWMGEPAFMKEQIEEKLAAGFNCIKLKIGAIDFQKELELLAFIRSHFSAEEIEIRVDANGAFALNEALDKLNQLYKFQLHSIEQPIKKGNIQAMADLCKITPFPIALDEELIGIFSFKDKEKLLQEIMPQYIILKPSFIGGFRGTLEWITLAEKYNIGWWITSALESNIGLNAIAQWTHTLNSKIPQGLGTGALYTNNFDCPLEVSKGQLWYSESQKWDSEILKKVQSNKGAE, from the coding sequence ATGAAAGCGACTTACTACAAATATATGCTGGAGTTTAAACGTCCGTCTGGCACGTCTCGAGGCATTATGACCGAAAAAGAAACCTGGTTTATTATTCTCGAAGAAAATGGTAAAAAAGGAATAGGCGAGTGTGGTATTCTCCGCAGTTTAAGTGCTGATGACCGTGACGATTATGAAGAAAAACTAAAGTGGACCTGCGAAAATATTCATTTAGGTGAAAAAGCACTTTGGGAATCTTTAATGGAATTTCCATCGATTCAATTTGGAGTCGAAATGGCTTTTTTATCTCTTAAAAGTGAAAATCCATTTTTACTTTTTCCTTCTGATTTTACAAACAATTCAAAATCAATTGTAATAAATGGCTTGGTCTGGATGGGGGAGCCGGCTTTTATGAAAGAACAAATTGAAGAAAAATTAGCCGCAGGTTTTAACTGTATTAAACTTAAAATCGGGGCAATTGATTTTCAAAAAGAACTAGAATTATTAGCTTTTATCCGCAGTCATTTTTCTGCCGAAGAAATCGAAATTCGTGTAGATGCAAATGGTGCTTTTGCTTTAAATGAAGCTTTAGATAAATTAAACCAATTATATAAATTTCAGCTGCATAGTATAGAACAGCCAATTAAAAAAGGAAACATCCAGGCAATGGCTGATTTATGTAAAATTACTCCTTTTCCAATAGCTTTGGATGAAGAATTAATCGGTATATTTTCATTCAAAGACAAAGAAAAATTATTGCAGGAAATCATGCCACAGTATATTATTTTAAAACCAAGTTTTATTGGTGGTTTTAGAGGAACGCTGGAATGGATTACATTGGCAGAAAAATACAATATTGGCTGGTGGATAACTTCTGCATTAGAGAGCAATATAGGTTTAAATGCCATTGCACAATGGACTCATACTCTAAATTCTAAAATACCTCAAGGACTTGGAACCGGAGCACTTTATACCAATAATTTTGATTGTCCGCTTGAAGTCTCAAAAGGCCAGTTATGGTACAGCGAATCTCAAAAATGGGATTCGGAAATTTTAAAAAAGGTGCAGAGTAACAAAGGTGCAGAGTAA